A genome region from Equus caballus isolate H_3958 breed thoroughbred chromosome 19, TB-T2T, whole genome shotgun sequence includes the following:
- the LOC102149377 gene encoding ral guanine nucleotide dissociation stimulator isoform X3, with translation MEDYVECPAGFPQPCVHPVLPLAQEFKLMEEIELLQEATSLYTLQPVEHFGAWFQAVEPLSEEKSYSLSCQLEP, from the exons atggaggattatgtggag TGCCCTGCAGGATTCCCCCAGCCCTGTGTGCATCCCGTCCTTCCTCTGGCCCAGGAATTCAAACTCATGGAGGAGatcgagctgctccaggaggctaCAAGTCTGTACACCTTGCAGCCTGTGgagcactttggggcctggttccaggctgTGGAGCCCCTGAGCGAGGAGAAGAG ctacagcctgtcctgccagctggagccctgA